Proteins from one Clostridium cellulovorans 743B genomic window:
- a CDS encoding lipase family protein, producing the protein MNRKEGSIKQKVALMMAMLLVSTSINLQSVQAVGKKKNLQERIFSDSGKENLDFKKPMTPKQYEILSLRNRRNQGNLESAPEKYKLIKVGEHSSTVDEKKDSDKDGLEDSLEKYFGTDVQRDDTDEDGLSDYIEIILKLNPLSKDTDGNSIEDGLEDADHDGLSNLEEKNIGTDCSEKDTDGDKLLDGEELKVNQTSPLLEDTDGDSLTDKDEILLNLNPCKASSDEVTHDSKRRVQQNLSDKRIADSLKNSSNLFVPFLSGATSRVIDENVFLDKYNNDVLGKNPAVISEPIQVKTLLNEGDQLLLRFDYRNFLNSHDESATDKLTICQFKNDEFIPLETNNDRSNRTLKANISGEGIYFVLDIGSFLNGMGIDTMSGKNSYEKTHSSLAEKLNTNIVVRSENDKTMVLLNDYQYVKLDDKVSEASNIDSDGDGVSDYKELGKKTVKDLKPFVNTLLKKEGISEDQYTGKTTVAVYQAVSNPTVADSDYDGRDDSNDPNPGSNSFSGMLSTDYANSNVSYIMDYRDFFSSNTSYNTDIGTISSLYSSIIYHGSTYSGMNMKEFMESNGMYDVTCYDFTSTYSDSDVSEAYIGHRKVSYSGQTKEIIAIVVRGTNGTIKEWSSNFDVGTTDQYYRYADWMVVNNHKGFDVAATRILRCLQQYESLGYIDTSVQGVYWVMGHSRGAGIANIIGARLIDKSKYVYAYTFAAPNTTTASNASNYVGIYNILNTDDFVPYLPMAPWGFKHYGKSVSISIADNYESEWESLTKCTNEFGVIDYNNDAIGMNDTLEALSAIVNNRNQCYLYTCDCHGDDSLDNITIRNYGTSKNSREEAIAKIPANALPYCKITRYTGTLFIGWDFEVCQQPEYFMQVLAAFMGNSISATRFAVELNIADRYESAKTAIIRSGLGGLAHPHYPESYYLLSKHVYASSF; encoded by the coding sequence ATGAATCGTAAAGAAGGAAGTATTAAACAGAAGGTTGCTTTAATGATGGCTATGCTTTTGGTAAGTACATCAATTAACCTTCAATCGGTACAAGCAGTAGGAAAAAAGAAAAATTTACAAGAGAGAATTTTCTCTGATAGTGGAAAAGAAAATTTAGACTTTAAAAAACCAATGACACCGAAACAATATGAGATATTATCACTTAGGAATAGGAGGAATCAAGGAAATTTAGAATCAGCACCTGAAAAGTATAAATTAATTAAGGTTGGTGAACATTCAAGCACTGTTGATGAAAAAAAAGATTCAGATAAAGATGGGCTTGAAGATTCACTTGAAAAATATTTTGGAACAGATGTGCAAAGGGATGATACTGATGAAGATGGTTTGAGCGACTACATAGAAATCATATTAAAATTGAACCCATTAAGTAAAGATACAGATGGGAATAGTATTGAGGATGGATTAGAGGATGCTGATCATGATGGATTAAGCAATCTAGAAGAGAAAAATATTGGTACAGATTGCTCTGAAAAAGATACTGATGGAGATAAATTATTAGACGGAGAAGAATTAAAAGTAAATCAAACTTCGCCATTGTTAGAAGACACTGATGGAGATTCATTAACAGATAAAGATGAAATATTGTTAAATTTAAATCCATGTAAAGCTTCTTCTGATGAAGTTACTCATGATAGTAAAAGGAGAGTACAACAAAATTTAAGTGATAAGCGAATTGCAGATTCTTTAAAAAACAGTAGCAATTTATTTGTTCCTTTCTTGTCAGGTGCTACATCTAGAGTAATAGACGAGAATGTGTTCTTGGATAAATACAATAATGATGTATTGGGTAAAAATCCTGCTGTTATAAGTGAGCCAATTCAAGTAAAAACTTTGTTAAATGAAGGGGATCAATTACTTCTAAGATTTGATTACAGAAACTTTTTGAATTCTCATGATGAATCAGCCACGGATAAACTTACTATCTGTCAATTCAAAAATGATGAGTTCATTCCTTTGGAAACAAATAATGATAGGAGTAATAGAACTTTGAAAGCCAATATATCCGGGGAAGGTATTTATTTTGTCCTTGATATTGGGAGTTTTTTAAATGGCATGGGTATAGATACGATGTCTGGGAAAAACAGTTATGAAAAAACTCATTCATCACTAGCTGAAAAATTGAATACAAATATAGTAGTTCGATCAGAAAATGATAAAACTATGGTTTTACTAAATGATTATCAATATGTTAAGTTAGATGATAAAGTTTCTGAAGCAAGCAACATAGACTCAGATGGAGATGGGGTTAGTGACTATAAGGAACTTGGGAAAAAAACAGTAAAAGATTTAAAACCTTTTGTTAATACGTTACTTAAGAAAGAAGGAATTTCAGAAGATCAGTACACGGGAAAAACAACCGTTGCCGTATATCAAGCTGTATCAAATCCAACCGTGGCTGATAGTGATTATGATGGAAGAGATGATTCGAATGATCCAAATCCAGGAAGTAATTCGTTTTCTGGAATGTTGAGTACAGATTATGCTAATTCCAATGTTTCATATATAATGGACTATAGAGATTTCTTTAGCAGTAATACCTCCTATAACACTGATATTGGAACAATATCTTCATTATACTCATCAATTATATACCACGGTAGTACATACTCTGGCATGAATATGAAAGAATTTATGGAGAGTAACGGTATGTATGATGTAACTTGTTATGATTTTACTAGTACCTATAGTGACTCAGATGTATCTGAAGCTTACATAGGGCATAGAAAGGTTTCATATTCTGGGCAAACAAAAGAAATAATTGCTATAGTGGTAAGAGGTACAAATGGAACCATTAAAGAGTGGTCAAGTAATTTTGATGTAGGAACTACAGATCAATACTATAGGTACGCAGATTGGATGGTAGTAAATAATCACAAAGGCTTTGATGTAGCAGCCACAAGAATATTGAGATGTTTGCAGCAATATGAATCTCTAGGATACATAGATACGTCAGTTCAAGGTGTATATTGGGTAATGGGACACTCACGAGGTGCTGGAATAGCTAATATTATTGGTGCACGCTTAATTGATAAGTCAAAATATGTGTATGCATATACTTTTGCTGCTCCTAATACTACAACGGCTTCTAATGCTAGCAATTATGTTGGGATTTATAACATTTTAAATACAGATGATTTTGTTCCATATTTGCCAATGGCTCCTTGGGGGTTCAAACACTACGGAAAATCCGTTAGTATAAGCATAGCAGATAATTACGAAAGTGAATGGGAAAGTTTAACTAAATGCACAAATGAATTTGGTGTAATAGATTATAATAATGATGCAATAGGCATGAACGATACATTGGAAGCATTAAGTGCTATTGTAAATAATCGAAATCAGTGCTACTTATACACTTGTGACTGTCATGGTGATGACTCTTTGGACAATATTACTATTAGAAATTATGGAACATCTAAAAACAGCAGAGAAGAGGCTATAGCAAAAATACCTGCCAATGCATTACCTTACTGTAAAATTACTAGATATACTGGTACCTTGTTTATTGGATGGGATTTTGAAGTCTGTCAACAACCAGAATATTTTATGCAGGTATTAGCAGCATTTATGGGAAATAGTATTAGCGCTACAAGGTTTGCAGTTGAACTCAATATAGCTGATAGATACGAGTCTGCTAAAACTGCTATTATTAGATCAGGGTTAGGAGGACTTGCACATCCACATTATCCAGAATCATATTATTTGCTATCGAAGCATGTTTATGCAAGTTCATTTTAG
- a CDS encoding SagB/ThcOx family dehydrogenase — protein MKKWKLVDSKYSDISVVKKFHRHTMHLKSNIAIQGMKKIDYEQFRKAKNNEKIRLCNIEESDIEDIGLFKILERRRTSWFFEKDMGEKELSIILQKSFGVTLSTYYNEFLVHLRAYASAGAMYEVKPIFFVNGVDEKLDGKIFEYLPESNQLHFIKKASLSEVEDLTSTTKFRVQSFRNAKIVFFFVFDMEPLFAKYGALSYRLGLLEAGHMCTTCQLVATSLGYNTVPMGGFYDLDVKDFLTVDSNQYCVYMLAVG, from the coding sequence ATGAAAAAATGGAAGCTTGTAGATAGTAAGTATAGTGATATTTCGGTTGTGAAAAAATTTCACAGGCACACAATGCATTTAAAATCTAATATTGCAATTCAAGGAATGAAAAAAATAGATTATGAGCAATTTAGAAAAGCTAAGAATAATGAGAAGATTAGATTGTGTAATATAGAAGAAAGTGATATAGAAGATATAGGATTATTTAAAATTCTCGAAAGAAGAAGGACAAGCTGGTTTTTTGAAAAGGATATGGGAGAAAAAGAATTGTCTATAATTCTTCAAAAGTCCTTTGGAGTTACATTATCCACCTATTATAATGAATTTTTAGTTCATCTCAGGGCTTATGCATCTGCTGGAGCTATGTATGAAGTAAAACCTATTTTTTTTGTAAATGGAGTTGATGAGAAATTAGATGGCAAGATATTTGAATATTTACCAGAGAGTAATCAGTTGCATTTTATAAAAAAGGCATCATTAAGTGAGGTTGAAGACTTGACCTCTACAACGAAGTTTAGAGTACAAAGTTTTAGAAATGCTAAGATTGTTTTTTTCTTTGTATTTGATATGGAACCATTATTCGCTAAGTACGGGGCTTTGTCCTATAGATTAGGTTTATTAGAAGCTGGACATATGTGTACAACATGTCAATTAGTAGCTACTTCTTTAGGTTATAATACTGTACCTATGGGTGGATTTTATGATTTGGATGTAAAAGATTTTTTAACAGTAGATAGTAATCAATATTGTGTTTATATGTTGGCTGTTGGTTAG
- a CDS encoding LysR family transcriptional regulator: MTSQQIEYILVLAEERNFSKAAKRLFVTQPSLSQFIRNLEYQLKTVLFDRSTSPLKLTPAGEAFVKAARKIQAIENELNYELADLSDLQVGELTIGTSPFRASFLLTKSIAAFHKKYPRIKLNIITDSINALSNSLLEGNIDICIDTNIFDPKIFQVEILSDETYYLAVPKGHPFNLERENLQLTPEDITYDSDYYYQVDALDLSLCENHPFIIVEPGQSPHNVFIEIFKESNINPNIILYSSQIETAFHWVLSGIAFTFIPDTLIRFGNYADHPVYYKLNNEHATNEIVFASKKNRYLSKAAHEYIVLLKKLIGQGTWL; the protein is encoded by the coding sequence ATGACATCACAACAAATAGAATATATTCTTGTGTTAGCAGAAGAACGTAATTTTTCCAAAGCTGCAAAAAGGCTTTTTGTAACACAACCTTCTCTTAGTCAATTTATTAGGAACTTAGAATACCAATTGAAAACGGTTTTATTTGATCGGAGCACTTCACCTCTAAAATTAACACCTGCTGGTGAAGCCTTTGTGAAAGCTGCTCGTAAAATACAAGCTATAGAGAATGAGCTGAATTATGAACTAGCAGACTTAAGTGATTTACAAGTAGGAGAACTAACAATCGGCACTTCTCCTTTTCGTGCATCATTCCTTCTCACTAAAAGTATCGCTGCATTTCATAAAAAATACCCAAGAATTAAATTAAATATAATTACTGATTCTATCAATGCACTAAGTAATTCACTACTTGAAGGCAATATAGATATTTGCATTGATACAAATATCTTTGATCCTAAGATATTTCAAGTTGAAATACTCTCAGACGAAACTTATTATTTAGCAGTTCCCAAAGGACATCCTTTTAATTTAGAGAGAGAAAATTTACAACTTACTCCTGAAGATATTACTTATGATTCAGATTACTACTACCAGGTAGATGCTTTGGATTTATCCCTCTGCGAAAATCACCCATTCATCATAGTTGAACCTGGTCAAAGTCCACATAATGTTTTTATAGAGATTTTTAAGGAAAGTAACATTAACCCAAATATTATTCTATATTCAAGCCAAATAGAAACAGCTTTTCATTGGGTTTTATCAGGAATCGCTTTTACTTTTATACCTGACACTTTAATACGTTTTGGCAATTATGCTGATCATCCCGTTTATTATAAATTAAATAATGAACATGCAACTAATGAAATTGTCTTTGCATCAAAAAAGAACCGTTATCTATCAAAAGCAGCACATGAATATATTGTACTTCTGAAGAAACTAATTGGACAAGGTACCTGGCTATAA
- a CDS encoding SDR family NAD(P)-dependent oxidoreductase — protein MKVIIGGLSKLGREYLKTYNSKVLILEHAEAIGRHINFIKEKGYKYFPIDFRYLTQEELEGLGIFLRELDEEISSVLVMSGTSSTQSVHSITLEEWENVFSVSLKGPFFAVKQMLPYLKEKGNIVVISSMNSVMPHPKRADYSLAKAALNMWVKNLAVELKEKHIYVNAILPGYIYEEDYYNSALLYTKENGKMVGDYLISYEDVVNLIQYLLEKNFGAMNGQLFLMDKGFSL, from the coding sequence ATGAAGGTTATTATTGGAGGTTTAAGCAAATTAGGTAGGGAATATTTAAAAACTTATAATAGTAAAGTACTTATTTTGGAACATGCAGAAGCTATAGGAAGACATATAAATTTTATCAAAGAAAAAGGATATAAATATTTCCCAATTGATTTTAGATACTTAACTCAAGAAGAACTAGAAGGGTTAGGAATCTTTTTAAGAGAATTAGATGAGGAAATATCAAGTGTTTTGGTGATGAGCGGGACAAGTTCCACACAATCTGTACATTCAATAACTTTAGAAGAATGGGAGAATGTATTCTCTGTTTCTCTTAAAGGCCCTTTTTTTGCAGTGAAACAAATGCTTCCTTATTTAAAAGAAAAGGGAAATATTGTAGTAATCTCTTCTATGAACTCTGTAATGCCCCATCCTAAAAGAGCTGATTATAGCTTAGCAAAAGCTGCTTTGAATATGTGGGTAAAGAATCTTGCTGTTGAACTGAAAGAAAAACATATTTATGTAAATGCTATTCTACCTGGTTATATTTATGAAGAAGATTATTATAATAGCGCTCTTTTATATACAAAAGAAAATGGAAAAATGGTTGGAGATTATCTTATATCATATGAAGATGTGGTAAATCTGATACAATATTTATTAGAAAAGAATTTTGGGGCGATGAATGGCCAGCTCTTTTTAATGGATAAAGGTTTCAGCCTTTAA
- a CDS encoding YcaO-like family protein yields MSYITRWKEETPKNTIAKIKNFLKEHDIEVEEVNKTNSKGCYALTLILKDTNLFVNGKGTTLEYATASAYGEFMERISTLVLFRYNHKGLTTKDEGPIYINEELFFTSEEYYSNDVLRVVSDYNISYEEALAVQEYFTSFNEKLVVEELTHLVTGEKKLFPMSMTDILYGTNGMSYGNTLDEAKVQALSEVFERYANREIVKRRLTPPIIENIEELLNPQLYSLIQEIQGEELTFKIMDAGIGLELPVICVLFEHIPSNKYYVKFGAHFDINIAVERCFTELFQGRNINDLGFLKEKVYVDDLSWQETNLESILHNGDGYYPLELFKEDEHSYPKKQWGNISSNSEGVKVFEALLNSLSKKVYFKDYSHHGHHVVRYLVEGISEIHIRIDQKIAWQINIVKIVAKLKRLTTLTVVELRSVISFIESSSSREDVTLIPYFRHPIKLGSRYRYFNLILLRFVLAVKEKDREKALIEAEKYGSLLNKNENIEASLKSILQFMEQPLSEEKYNSLIEVITIKIFKFNELEEEDFCQKGECYCNGIARNYKKIKGILKGE; encoded by the coding sequence ATGAGTTATATAACTAGATGGAAAGAAGAGACACCTAAAAATACAATTGCTAAAATTAAGAATTTTCTAAAAGAACATGATATAGAAGTTGAAGAAGTAAATAAGACAAATTCTAAAGGATGTTATGCATTAACCTTGATACTTAAAGACACGAATCTATTTGTTAATGGAAAAGGGACAACTCTTGAATATGCTACAGCTAGCGCCTATGGGGAATTTATGGAGAGAATATCTACCCTAGTGCTTTTCCGTTATAATCATAAAGGTCTTACGACTAAGGATGAAGGACCTATATATATTAATGAAGAATTGTTTTTTACAAGTGAGGAATATTATTCAAATGATGTTTTAAGAGTCGTTAGTGATTATAATATTTCCTATGAAGAAGCATTAGCTGTGCAAGAATATTTTACAAGTTTTAATGAAAAGTTAGTTGTGGAAGAATTAACTCATTTAGTAACTGGAGAGAAAAAACTTTTTCCTATGAGTATGACAGATATACTTTACGGAACTAATGGGATGTCATATGGTAACACGTTAGACGAAGCTAAAGTTCAAGCTCTATCAGAAGTTTTTGAGAGATATGCAAACCGAGAAATTGTAAAAAGACGGTTGACGCCACCTATAATAGAGAATATTGAAGAGTTATTAAATCCACAATTATATTCACTTATTCAAGAAATTCAGGGTGAAGAACTGACCTTCAAGATTATGGATGCAGGAATCGGCCTAGAACTTCCAGTTATTTGTGTTCTTTTTGAGCATATACCATCAAATAAGTACTATGTTAAGTTTGGAGCTCATTTTGATATTAATATTGCTGTTGAACGTTGTTTTACAGAACTTTTTCAAGGAAGAAATATAAATGATTTAGGGTTTCTTAAAGAAAAGGTTTATGTAGACGATTTATCATGGCAGGAAACAAATCTAGAGTCAATTTTACATAATGGAGATGGTTATTATCCTTTGGAACTTTTTAAGGAAGATGAGCATAGCTATCCAAAGAAACAATGGGGAAATATTTCTTCTAATAGTGAAGGAGTAAAGGTTTTTGAAGCCTTGCTAAATTCATTATCTAAGAAAGTATATTTTAAGGATTATAGTCATCATGGACATCACGTTGTTCGTTATCTTGTAGAAGGTATTAGTGAAATTCATATTAGAATAGATCAAAAAATAGCTTGGCAAATAAACATAGTAAAAATTGTAGCAAAATTAAAGAGACTTACTACTTTAACAGTAGTTGAACTTAGATCGGTAATATCATTTATTGAAAGCAGCTCTTCAAGGGAAGATGTTACGCTTATTCCATACTTTAGACATCCGATAAAGTTAGGTAGTAGATATCGTTATTTTAATTTGATCCTTCTACGTTTTGTTTTAGCAGTAAAAGAAAAGGATAGAGAGAAAGCTCTAATTGAGGCTGAGAAATATGGAAGTTTACTGAATAAGAATGAAAATATAGAAGCAAGTCTCAAGAGTATATTGCAATTTATGGAACAGCCGTTATCTGAGGAAAAATATAATTCTCTTATTGAAGTGATCACGATAAAAATCTTTAAATTTAATGAATTGGAAGAAGAAGATTTTTGTCAAAAAGGAGAGTGCTATTGCAATGGAATTGCAAGAAACTATAAAAAGATCAAGGGAATTCTTAAAGGAGAATAA
- a CDS encoding DUF7010 family protein produces MHIIITSVFIWCLVLLVWLLPIKNIESKNMLTFFVLTPLLPFSYVVSKIVKSEFSSKDNPLNKLGLLFSMNQMLYILIHMWVYPTVPDKMLMVMAIIFGAHLMPFGWLYKSRAYSIMSVVSITALIIVVKFNSIVLSIVMIVFEIVFSIWLMFENSTSNSLKS; encoded by the coding sequence ATTCATATTATAATTACGTCTGTTTTTATTTGGTGTCTCGTACTTCTTGTATGGCTGTTGCCGATAAAAAATATTGAGAGCAAGAATATGTTAACTTTCTTTGTTTTGACACCACTATTACCTTTCTCGTATGTGGTTTCGAAAATAGTAAAATCAGAGTTTTCATCAAAAGATAACCCACTTAATAAATTGGGACTCTTATTTTCTATGAATCAAATGTTGTATATTTTGATTCATATGTGGGTATATCCAACAGTACCTGATAAAATGTTGATGGTTATGGCAATTATTTTTGGGGCACATTTAATGCCTTTTGGTTGGTTGTATAAATCAAGAGCATATTCAATAATGTCCGTAGTATCTATTACGGCGCTGATTATTGTCGTTAAATTCAATTCAATTGTGCTTTCAATTGTCATGATAGTATTTGAAATTGTATTTAGTATATGGTTAATGTTCGAAAATAGCACTTCAAATTCTTTAAAGAGTTAG
- a CDS encoding class I SAM-dependent methyltransferase produces MNKVYKNRDEFLCSVFDRAASAFGSKGPKYFQYFGKRLVELSNLQPKMKVLDVATGRGASLFPVVEIIGQLGFVTGIDFSKEMIVETKKEIRYEGYNNVQLLQMDAESLEFDDNSFDYVLCGLSIQFFTKYTDALREMNRVLKPNGRLGLSTWKRKDTTPFFMNIVAKYLRDVCVPYNMNKERGEFGTDESLRKMLSDVGFRKIQVIEEHKTFYYKNEDEWWQEQWSHAGRAAFELIKNLGDEVYNQFKEEVSKKLVENTDSKGIPFEASILYAFGDK; encoded by the coding sequence ATGAATAAGGTATATAAAAATAGAGATGAGTTTCTTTGTAGTGTTTTTGATAGAGCAGCTTCTGCTTTTGGGAGTAAAGGACCGAAATACTTTCAGTATTTTGGGAAACGGTTGGTGGAGTTATCGAATTTACAACCTAAAATGAAAGTTTTAGATGTTGCAACAGGAAGGGGGGCTTCATTATTTCCAGTTGTAGAGATAATTGGACAATTAGGATTTGTCACAGGTATAGATTTTTCTAAAGAAATGATTGTTGAAACAAAAAAAGAAATTAGATATGAGGGTTATAATAATGTTCAGCTACTTCAAATGGATGCTGAAAGCCTTGAATTTGATGATAATAGTTTTGATTATGTTTTATGTGGTCTTTCAATTCAATTTTTTACAAAATACACTGATGCGTTAAGGGAGATGAATAGAGTTCTTAAACCTAATGGTAGGCTAGGGTTATCAACCTGGAAAAGGAAAGATACAACACCTTTTTTTATGAATATTGTAGCAAAATATCTAAGAGATGTGTGCGTACCTTATAACATGAATAAAGAAAGGGGAGAATTTGGTACTGATGAATCATTAAGAAAAATGCTAAGTGATGTAGGTTTTCGTAAGATTCAAGTTATTGAAGAACATAAAACATTCTATTATAAAAATGAGGATGAATGGTGGCAAGAACAATGGTCACATGCAGGGAGAGCTGCTTTCGAACTTATAAAAAACTTAGGAGATGAAGTGTATAATCAATTTAAAGAAGAAGTCTCAAAAAAGTTAGTAGAAAATACAGATTCAAAAGGTATTCCATTTGAAGCAAGTATTCTTTATGCTTTTGGTGATAAATAA
- a CDS encoding aspartate aminotransferase family protein has translation MKGQGKFTWNPLRRADDIDNLKCITSAEGCHIYDEYGKRYLDCQSGLWNVSLGYGNKHIIDAIVNQLNKVTYVNPCEHTNDTVLRLSKKIIDITPEKFNSIFFTCTGSESVELAIKYVRKYQSLIGNYRKNKIAVLSASYHGSYYGSMSASQVENNFKDGYGPFLDGFISFPIPFCRCCKIDELKKECLDGFLIELEKNFEKYKEHLGAIILEPILGSGGVITLHKEYLQLLRELCDKYGVLLIFDEVATGFGRTGKMFAFEHYQVIPDIICLSKCMNSGYLPIGAVLISDKVKEPFIKSESLVFHLSTQNCNPVCCASAEAVIDQLQEENYIEAVEIKGKRLKEKLQERLIDHNLVFDIRGRGLMLSIDLVDSKATNELINKDKLDNIIRLLKNRGLIVGKFHIDNVTAGIDLFPHFIVNEKDMDEIADTISKVLNRFG, from the coding sequence ATGAAAGGACAAGGAAAGTTTACATGGAACCCTTTAAGAAGAGCTGATGATATAGATAATTTAAAATGCATTACAAGTGCTGAGGGTTGCCATATATATGATGAGTATGGAAAAAGATATCTAGATTGTCAATCTGGTTTGTGGAACGTATCATTAGGCTATGGAAACAAGCATATAATTGATGCTATAGTAAATCAGTTAAATAAGGTAACTTATGTTAATCCTTGTGAACATACAAATGATACTGTATTGAGGTTGTCTAAAAAAATTATTGATATTACGCCAGAGAAATTTAATAGTATTTTTTTTACTTGTACAGGCTCTGAATCTGTTGAATTAGCCATTAAATATGTTAGGAAGTATCAATCCCTTATAGGAAACTATAGGAAGAATAAAATAGCTGTTCTAAGTGCTTCATATCATGGGAGTTACTATGGCTCAATGTCAGCTAGCCAAGTAGAAAATAATTTTAAGGACGGCTATGGGCCATTCCTTGATGGATTTATTAGTTTTCCTATACCATTTTGCAGATGTTGTAAGATTGATGAATTAAAAAAAGAGTGTTTAGATGGATTTCTCATTGAACTAGAGAAAAACTTTGAAAAGTATAAAGAACATTTAGGTGCTATAATACTTGAACCAATATTAGGTTCAGGCGGGGTTATTACACTACATAAAGAGTATTTGCAGTTACTTAGAGAGTTGTGCGATAAATATGGAGTATTATTGATATTTGATGAAGTAGCCACAGGCTTTGGACGTACAGGGAAGATGTTTGCTTTTGAACACTATCAAGTAATACCAGATATAATTTGTTTATCAAAGTGTATGAATAGTGGTTATTTGCCAATAGGAGCTGTGTTGATAAGTGATAAAGTTAAGGAGCCTTTTATCAAGAGTGAAAGTTTAGTATTTCATTTATCTACACAAAACTGTAATCCAGTGTGTTGTGCTTCAGCAGAAGCTGTAATAGATCAACTGCAAGAAGAAAATTATATAGAAGCCGTTGAGATCAAAGGAAAGAGGCTAAAAGAAAAGTTGCAGGAGCGACTGATAGATCATAATTTGGTCTTTGACATAAGAGGCAGAGGTCTTATGTTATCAATTGATTTGGTGGATAGTAAGGCAACGAATGAATTGATTAATAAAGATAAATTAGATAACATTATAAGATTACTAAAAAATAGAGGGTTAATAGTTGGAAAGTTTCATATTGACAATGTTACTGCTGGAATAGACCTTTTTCCCCATTTCATAGTAAATGAAAAAGATATGGATGAAATAGCTGATACTATATCAAAGGTATTAAATAGGTTTGGATAA
- a CDS encoding SGNH/GDSL hydrolase family protein, translated as MAINDKDLIKRIAENSLINVGNNYRIKTVMEKAMRGEKVTIVYLGASITEGIMVEEKECFTIKSYNYFSKNFGVGNNVKYVNAGVSGTDSVLGLIRADRDVLEYEPDIIFVEFAVNDTKNNLCRATFEALVAKMLTSKTKPIVILLFAVSEVGYTCQGQMKQIGIHYDLPMISIKEGIIPEINANQITWKDYSDDLGHPNNQGHSLITEMINHYFETAYKKAKDTGYKLSEKAFYGLQFQSMVMLDSLNANLDTTGGFKATETIAAMKNGWVRKAGASMESFLFNLQCRSLFVVYKESSNIKTGTVEVYVDGKMKLLLNGYNSMGWDNPVTKLVFDEQDAEIHTIEIKVPECDAEKEFTILGFGYCSL; from the coding sequence ATGGCGATTAATGATAAAGATCTTATAAAGAGAATAGCAGAAAATTCCTTGATTAATGTAGGTAATAATTATCGTATTAAAACTGTAATGGAAAAGGCTATGAGAGGAGAAAAAGTAACTATAGTCTATTTGGGTGCTTCTATTACTGAGGGAATTATGGTTGAGGAGAAAGAATGTTTTACCATAAAATCATATAATTATTTTTCAAAAAATTTTGGTGTAGGAAATAATGTAAAATATGTAAATGCAGGAGTTTCAGGCACAGATTCTGTATTGGGACTAATCCGTGCAGATAGAGATGTACTAGAATATGAACCTGACATTATATTTGTTGAGTTTGCTGTTAATGATACAAAGAATAATTTATGTAGAGCAACTTTTGAAGCATTGGTTGCGAAAATGTTAACAAGTAAGACAAAACCTATAGTTATACTATTATTTGCTGTATCTGAAGTAGGTTACACCTGTCAGGGGCAGATGAAGCAGATAGGAATTCATTATGATTTACCGATGATCAGCATTAAAGAAGGAATCATACCAGAAATAAATGCTAATCAGATTACTTGGAAGGATTATTCTGATGATCTAGGGCATCCTAACAACCAGGGACATAGCCTTATTACAGAAATGATCAATCACTATTTTGAAACAGCTTATAAAAAAGCAAAGGATACAGGCTACAAGCTGTCAGAAAAAGCTTTCTATGGACTACAGTTTCAAAGTATGGTTATGCTTGATTCTTTAAATGCAAATTTAGATACCACTGGAGGCTTTAAAGCTACAGAAACAATTGCAGCAATGAAAAATGGTTGGGTACGTAAGGCAGGAGCTTCGATGGAAAGTTTCTTGTTTAACCTTCAATGTAGAAGTCTATTTGTAGTTTATAAAGAAAGTAGTAATATTAAGACAGGTACCGTAGAAGTATATGTGGACGGAAAGATGAAACTTTTGTTAAATGGGTACAATAGTATGGGTTGGGATAATCCAGTGACAAAGCTTGTATTTGATGAACAGGATGCAGAGATACATACTATTGAGATAAAAGTACCCGAGTGTGATGCGGAGAAAGAATTTACAATCTTAGGATTTGGATATTGTAGTTTATAG